GCCTCGACATAGGCGttgagcagcgcattgTACACGCGGCGCCCAAGCACGACGCCTTGTGCACGGTAGTACGCCAtgacgctcgcggcgcggtcggcaagccgcgcagcgccgagcgcacgcacaagGTGCAGGATCGTGGTCGAGGTGACCAACGACGCCTCCATCTCAAgcacgaggtgcagcgcggcgtcggcgtcggcgtgccgcgcggcaatgcgcagcagcacgaggAACATGCGCTCGGGCACCGCGCGGTGCATTTTGTACGCgtccagcacgccgcgcgcgccgaggtagtcgtcgcgcgcggcgtacgcaaGCAAGAGGTGGTATACATAGGGCTCCGCGTCGGGACGCTCGTACGCGTCGCGAAGCGCACGGCCAAAGCTCGTCTCGTACAGGGCCTCGACGccctcgacgtcgcccgcgtgcgcggcgaggagcaggctCGTGTGCACAcgcatcggcgcggccatcgcctcgggcaggcgcgcgaggcggcgtgcgacaccgtccgcgtcgccgtgcgtcgcgtcgtACGTCGCCAAGAGCcggagcgtcgcgtgctgcgcctcgtccgtgtcgacgagctgcacgagcggTGCAATGACgactcggcggccgccgccctcgatcagcacacgcagcacacgccgcacgagcggctcggGAGGCATGCCGTGCACCCGGCTGCactcgagcacgacctgcgcggcggtctCGGGCGCATGGCGGttcgcgagcgcggccgcgacgaggcccgcgcggtgcgcatcgagcgcacgcaccgcgccgaccggATTGGGGAGCGCGGCAAGTATGGTATAGATCGCCTGGCACACCTTGGGAAAGACGGgctggacgagcgcgagggcCAGCGGATTCGCCCACAgccacgcggcgagcgccggcgccgaggcggacgggccggtgcgcagctcggcctgcacgcgccggcgcccctcgccgagcaccgccttGGCGGCATGGTACAGCACGGCGAGGCCGGGCTTGtgccgcaggcgctgcatcgcgcccgcgtcgcccagTGCACGCACTtccttgagcagctcggcgtgcgcgtccAAAAGTGCCGAGAGCTGCGCAAGTGCGTCGTGGTGTGCGCCCCGCGCAACGGACGTCTCGatctgcagcgcagcgagccaTGCGTGCTCGTGAAACGGGCGCTCCtgtgcgagcgcagcgcacagGAGGGTATCCAGGCGCtctgccgcgtcgcccgtcttttcgaggcgcagcacgcgccgtgcgccgcgccgcacgctcgccacGTCGCTTGCATCAATTCCTTCGAGGGCTTCGGCGgccctcgcgcgccgcgcgggcgcgtcgatcgGCGCGATCGTCGGTGTCGCGACGCCtgtacgcgccgcgctctgccgcatgcgccgctgcgccggcaccgcgacgcccggctcgagcctgcgcacgccgagcgagcgcggcgcggcgcggagcggcgtgcgcgccggctTTTTGAAGAGGTGCGGCGGGAGCTCCACCGTGTACGCCCAGAGCCACTGGAGCGCATCCTGCGTAAAGAGCGACGATGTAAAGCTAAAGCCGCGCCCcagcgcggccgtcgctgTGCCCATCGCCACCGGTGGGGACGCCGAGTCGTGGCAGAAGACACAAAACGGCTGACTAAACCACCATGGCCTCGAAGCGGATGCGGGTGCGTAGCgcgactgacgcagggCCTTGCCATCTCGCGCCCGATCCTCATTGggtcgaccgcgacgccgctcactcccgaggagcgcctcagtgcgccgcccgaccACACGCACCGCTGGAcggtcgcggtgcgcagcgcggcctcggcgccgcttGCGACGTGGTCTGCCGACAAGAACGACGCGCAGCCGAATGCCACGATCGGGACACGCTTGCGGGACAGCGAGGTGGACCTGCACAAGGCGGTCGGCAACAAGGACGACCTGTCCTACTTTATCAAGCGCGTCCAGTTCCGCTTGCACGAGACCTACGCACAGCCTACACGAAGTACGTCACGACGCTCACCAGACATCGACCGCTCGCCGTTTAGCGTGACCGAGACAGGATGGGGCGAGTTTGAGATCCAGATCAAGATCTTCTTTGTGCCAGAGGCGGGGGAGAAGCCGCTGACGATCCTCCACCACCTCAAGCTGCACCCTTGGCCGAGCGGGCCGGTGGGCACGacggtgccgccgcccgaggcgccggccgacggcacggcgccgccgccgccgccgccgcttccGCCGGCGGTGCACTCGTGGCAGTACGAAGAGATCGTGTTTCCGGAAccgctcgaggcgttcTACGAGATCCTCGTGGCGAATCCCCCGACGCCGTGGCCCGCAACGTCGGCGCAGGCATTTGCCGACGCGGCAGACTACGAGGCATACTGCAAGgcccgcgacgcgggcgaggacgccaaggcgccgcaccccgtgcacacgccgagcggccaCCTCTTTGAGgcgctctcgctcgaggcgcagcgtgccgaggccgatCGCATCGacctggcgcgcgccaacgccgtgcaccagctcgacgcggaccgCGAGAAGCTGATCCAGACCGAAaagctcctgcgcgacgctcgcacGCAACTCGCTACGCTAGAACGCCCGTCATACCCTTCATAGCTACGGACTGGATCGCCCTTCGGCCCGCTGGCGCCCTTCGCTCGAGAGGCGCAAGGCAAGCTTCTTTTCCCCGTGCGCTTTGGGCGCCGTGTGCGAACGCTTtgcgaggcggccgagcatctcgtcgtcgtcgtcttcgtcgtcaggcacgcggcggcgcacgcgatcgacgctgcggtcgagcgcctcgctcgcctcctcgtcctcgtcgccgtagGGCACCAAGGGCTGCGCCTCTTCCGACGCAAAGTAGttctcctcgtcctgcgcgtcgtcttccggctcgggcgtgggcgcacgctcctcgtgcTCCACCGCGAGACCCGCAAAGCACGCCTGCAGCGACGGAATACGCCTAAGACGCTGCATCTGCTCGCTgtgctcctcgacgaggtgctggaTCAGGACACGGATGCCttctttgcgcagctgctcaaaGAACCCGAGGCACGCACTGCTCACGAGGTTGTcacgcggcgcctcgcgctcgagcaggtccaGCAGCTCTTGTAACACGCCGATCGTGATTAGGTGGCGGTGCATAAACTGGTTGCTGCTCCCGAGGCACGCACGGAATACgcgaagcgccgcgaggcgcatcggcttctcgcgcgcatgcaacagcgcgccgacgtgcttTCCAATCTCGGAAGTGAGCATATAGTACTGGCTCCGGAAGGAGTGCTGCGACACAATATAGCACAGCAGCTCACACAGGTGCGTGTACAGCGCAATATCTTCCTGCGAGAAGCGCGAAAGGGGGCCGTCCAGCGAAGCAAACGtcggcaggcgctccagcgGCTTGAAGAGCTGCACAATGTCGCTCTTGTACAGCCACGTGAGGAAACGCTCAGGGTCGCTGCTGGCTTTCAGCATACTCCCTTGCGCCATGGGCGAGTTGGAAATCCCTTCGAGGCTCACGTCAAGCAGCGCACGAATCGCCTCGGCAATCTGCCCTTTAAAGCCCAAGTTGCCGTGCTGTAGCAGCAGGTCCAGGAGGAGACGCATCAGAGGGCGCGTCGGCTTCGCGACTTGCGCCAGGATATACGCACGCACACTGTTTGCATCGTACTCGATCGTCGCCGTGAGGAtctcggcagcggcatTGCGAATCGCCGGCTCGGGCTGTACGAGCGCGTACTCGACCA
This sequence is a window from Malassezia japonica chromosome 5, complete sequence. Protein-coding genes within it:
- a CDS encoding uncharacterized protein (EggNog:ENOG503P2IN; COG:S), coding for MGTATAALGRGFSFTSSLFTQDALQWLWAYTVELPPHLFKKPARTPLRAAPRSLGVRRLEPGVAVPAQRRMRQSAARTGVATPTIAPIDAPARRARAAEALEGIDASDVASVRRGARRVLRLEKTGDAAERLDTLLCAALAQERPFHEHAWLAALQIETSVARGAHHDALAQLSALLDAHAELLKEVRALGDAGAMQRLRHKPGLAVLYHAAKAVLGEGRRRVQAELRTGPSASAPALAAWLWANPLALALVQPVFPKVCQAIYTILAALPNPVGAVRALDAHRAGLVAAALANRHAPETAAQVVLECSRVHGMPPEPLVRRVLRVLIEGGGRRVVIAPLVQLVDTDEAQHATLRLLATYDATHGDADGVARRLARLPEAMAAPMRVHTSLLLAAHAGDVEGVEALYETSFGRALRDAYERPDAEPYVYHLLLAYAARDDYLGARGVLDAYKMHRAVPERMFLVLLRIAARHADADAALHLVLEMEASLVTSTTILHLVRALGAARLADRAASVMAYYRAQGVVLGRRVYNALLNAYVEAGHWSAAFGTFRYLQQHPRPAMRPDAAVYTTMLKAHVLRGAPVSRVLRLLWSMRRHGLVPDERTYALVLQSACDARDLRLAESLFELMDEALVPSHGGATLHHYTILLHALLRAGKSRRARHYLDAMRARGMEPSPVTYGVLIRSYAESDPTSHVAGELAMQLTKSAAAERRTTLGEGVAYENMLLPLIHVHSRRGELEAADALFAQLRAACAPASPSLRAWTSLLNAYRYAGDVEGALRVWDELYLHTIERVPSVGADQRSMLCFPLSIIMATLTHDGQFKRIAQIWQRVKRDGFAFDAHNFNQLAVALACSGRVWEALQVIEQVLPERPPALESALAPRMLASDALRDEEAYARDPLYQPPAPSAEGPWAPQVASVARPPNRRAAVADVDPAAATLDGDAPDSAWLDPALLAPSHAWFATYDTLREVCAAMDRMPKKTRARKRVRTGVAGADALAAPPELVPAAEALHAFPIAAARLAEYEQRAARWDAP
- the PSY2 gene encoding Platinum sensitivity protein (COG:G; EggNog:ENOG503NV03), giving the protein MLVISPVLASDDILLCSPVVKDDVYQRQQDTLVVWTEPDGSDLALSFQEPEGCNEVWDFLTEVQLHFMLNKDTSYSAEDRRHSMRGPYSDEADEMHAPPFRLPAPMLDNLGTIEQELREACAQSPLRREKVVEWLLNEDYIRKLIPQFHAAEEQELLPHLHQLYDIMKVVLTMNDNVIIEYLLEDDVFFAAIGMLEYNPEFPRLKASYRDYLQHHAHFHQVVEFEDPNVVTKILDTYRLIYLKDVVLARLLDDATLSMISSLVFFYQSDIVNYCVGNKQCLDQIREIVQAVEVPGRKHEALCSMAKQIQLPGRMSLFRSLVDRDLLQVVEYALVQPEPAIRNAAAEILTATIEYDANSVRAYILAQVAKPTRPLMRLLLDLLLQHGNLGFKGQIAEAIRALLDVSLEGISNSPMAQGSMLKASSDPERFLTWLYKSDIVQLFKPLERLPTFASLDGPLSRFSQEDIALYTHLCELLCYIVSQHSFRSQYYMLTSEIGKHVGALLHAREKPMRLAALRVFRACLGSSNQFMHRHLITIGVLQELLDLLEREAPRDNLVSSACLGFFEQLRKEGIRVLIQHLVEEHSEQMQRLRRIPSLQACFAGLAVEHEERAPTPEPEDDAQDEENYFASEEAQPLVPYGDEDEEASEALDRSVDRVRRRVPDDEDDDDEMLGRLAKRSHTAPKAHGEKKLALRLSSEGRQRAEGRSSP
- the YAF9 gene encoding NuA4 histone H4 acetyltransferase complex and the SWR1 complex subunit (BUSCO:EOG09262UTQ; COG:B; EggNog:ENOG503P3G2); this encodes MASKRMRGLAISRPILIGSTATPLTPEERLSAPPDHTHRWTVAVRSAASAPLATWSADKNDAQPNATIGTRLRDSEVDLHKAVGNKDDLSYFIKRVQFRLHETYAQPTRNIDRSPFSVTETGWGEFEIQIKIFFVPEAGEKPLTILHHLKLHPWPSGPVGTTVPPPEAPADGTAPPPPPPLPPAVHSWQYEEIVFPEPLEAFYEILVANPPTPWPATSAQAFADAADYEAYCKARDAGEDAKAPHPVHTPSGHLFEALSLEAQRAEADRIDLARANAVHQLDADREKLIQTEKLLRDARTQLATLERPSYPS